The Sinomicrobium kalidii region CTTTAAACGGCGGTGCCACTTTGTTTTTTACCACTTTTACCTTGGTCTTGTTTCCCGCCACATCGCCGTTGCTGTCCTTGATCTGGGTAGATCTCCGGATGTCGAGGCGCACGGAAGCGTAGAACTTCAACGCATTTCCGCCGGTCGTGGTTTCGGGATTACCGAACATTACCCCGATCTTTTCCCGGAGCTGGTTGATAAAGATCACCGTACATTTGGTCTTGCTTATGCTCGCCGTAAGCTTCCGGAGGGCCTGGGACATCAACCGGGCGTGCAGTCCCATTTTGGAATCGCCCATTTCTCCTTCAATTTCGCTTTTCGGGGTCAGTGCGGCGACAGAATCGACAACAACGATATCTATGGCCCCCGAGCGGATAAGGTTGTCGGCTATTTCAAGGGCCTGTTCCCCGTGGTCGGGCTGGGAAATGATAAGGTTGTCCACATCCACACCGAGTTTCTTGGCATAAAACCGGTCGAAAGCATGTTCTGCATCAACAAAAGCTGCAATTCCCCCGGCTTTCTGTGCTTCTGCCATGGCATGAAGGGTGAGGGTGGTCTTACCCGACGATTCCGGACCGTATATCTCTATGACCCTGCCTTTGGGGTAACCGCCTACACCGAGGGCAATATCAAGGCCGATAGATCCCGTGGGAATGATTTCCACATCTTCCACTACATGGTCTCCCATCTTCATCACCGCCCCTTTTCCGTAGGTTTTGTCCAGCTTATCAAGGGTAAGCTTCAGGGCCTTTAGTTTTGCGTCTTTCTCTGAACTCATTGCTGCGTGTTTTCTAAAAAAATAATTCGTGCTAAAATACCATTTCTTTTTCAGAGTGGCAACGGGTATGGGGGTGTTGTTGGCGGGCATATTTATACGATTGACGGGGAACCTGTTGTTTTTACCATATACATGTGCTTTGCAGTGCTGTGAAAAAAAACTATTTTTGCAAAAATTTTTTGATTCTTTAACCTTAAAATTCGTATAGCATGCAACTGTACAATACTTTAAGCGCTAAGGAAAGGGCAGCACTCATTGAAAAGGCTGGTAAAGACCGCTTTACACTCTCTTTCTACAAGTACCATCACATTAAAAATCCGCAGATTTTCCGGAACCATATGTTCGTTACCTGGGACGAACTGGACGTTCTGGGGAGGATCTATATTGCGCGGGAAGGCATAAATGCACAACTGTCCGTTCCGGCAGATCACTTCAAGGCTTTTAAAAACCACCTGGACAGTATTACATTCCTGGAGAACGTAAGGCTCAACATTGCCATAGAGCAGGATAACAAATCCTTTCTGAAACTCAAGGTAAAAGTAAGGAACAAGATCGTGGCGGACGGCCTGGACGACGATACTTTTGATGTTACCGACAAAGGCACGCATGTAGACGCCGCTAAATTTAACGAACTCATCGATGACCCCGATACCATCCTGGTAGATATGCGCAACCACTACGAAAGTGAAATAGGCCATTTTAAAAATGCCGTTACACCGGATGTAGACACTTTCCGGGATTCCCTGCCTATCATAGAGGATGACCTGAAAGCACACAAGGAAGATAAAAAGCTGGTGATGTACTGTACCGGGGGAATTCGGTGCGAGAAAGCCAGTGCGTACTTCAAGCACAAAGGGTTTAAGGATGTGTATCAGCTGGAAGGCGGTATTATAGAATATACCCGGCAGGTCAAGGACAAAGAACTGGAAAATAAGTTTGTAGGTAAGAATTTTGTCTTTGACGAGCGGCGTGCCGAACGCATATCCGATGATGTCATAGCACATTGCCATCAATGCGGTAAGCCCTGCGATACTCATGTGAATTGCGCCAATGAAGGTTGCCATCTGCTCTTTATACAATGTGAGGAGTGCGCGGAGAAAATGAACGGGTGCTGTTCAGAAGCATGTATGGAAATTGTGGCATTGCCCTATGAAGAACAAAAAGCCTTGCGCAAGGGAAAATACAAGAGCAATAATATTTTTAAAAAAGGACGGTCTGAAGTGCTCAGATACAAGAGTTAAGGTGTCCGGTTGTGTTTAAAAATACCGGTTTTCAGGGAATGGTAAACCGGGGTATTTACAAGTCCGGTAAAGTAAAAAAACGTATCTTTACATTTTGTAAGGTGTAGATACACTTTGCCGTGAGATAATTAATTATGAACCCTTTACTGCATGTTTCCGGGAAAACACGTGAAAAATGCAGGTACAATATATATGAAATATGGGATGTAGCAGTTGTTCAACCGGTAAGGGAGGACAACCACGGGGATGTAAGAACAATGGTACATGCGGGACCGATGGTTGCAATAAGCTTACTGTTTTTGATTGGCTTTCCAATATGGCACTTCCCTCAGGTCAGCAATCTTTTGACTGTGTGGAAGTCCGCTTTAAAAATAGCAGAAAGGAATTTTTCAGGAATAGCGAGAAACTTTCACTCTCCATTGGAGATATCGTTGCTACCGAAGCAGCTTCCGGGCACGACGTGGGGATTGTTACCCTTACCGGCGAGTTGGTAAAGGTGCAGATGAAAAAAAAGAAGGCAGACTGGGAAGACCCGTCCCTGCCCAGGATATACCGCAAGGCCTCCCAGCGGGACATTGATGTGTGGACCAGTGTAAGGAACAAGGAGGAGGAAGTAAAGAAAAGGTCCCGTGAACTGGCAATAGCCCTGGGCCTTCAGATGAAAATCTCCGATATCGAATACCAGGGAGACGGCTCCAAGGCCACTTTCTACTACACCGCAGACGAGCGTGTAGACTTCAGGCAGCTTATTAAGGATATGGCGCGGGCCTTTAGCGTGCGTATAGAAATGCGGCAGATCGGTTTCCGGCAGGAAGCATCACGTCTCGGTGGTGTGGGGTCCTGTGGCAGGGAATTGTGTTGTTCCACCTGGCTTACCGATTTCCGGTCGGTCAATACCTCTTCGGCCAGGTATCAGCAACTGTCCCTCAATCCGCAAAAACTTGCCGGGCAATGCGGAAAACTCAAGTGTTGCCTTAACTACGAGCTCGATGCTTATCTCGATGCCCTTCAGGAATTTCCAAAGACAGATGTAAAACTATACACCAGGAAGGGAAAGGCCGTTTGCCAGAAAATAGATATTTTTAAGGGCTTTCTCTGGTATGCCTATGAAGAAAACAGTGCCAACTGGCATAAACTGATGCTGGACCAGGTTCATGAAATTATCGATAAGAACCAGGAGAATGTCAAGGTGGAGAGTCTGGAGGAATATGCCTCGGAAATCACCGAT contains the following coding sequences:
- a CDS encoding PSP1 domain-containing protein gives rise to the protein MGCSSCSTGKGGQPRGCKNNGTCGTDGCNKLTVFDWLSNMALPSGQQSFDCVEVRFKNSRKEFFRNSEKLSLSIGDIVATEAASGHDVGIVTLTGELVKVQMKKKKADWEDPSLPRIYRKASQRDIDVWTSVRNKEEEVKKRSRELAIALGLQMKISDIEYQGDGSKATFYYTADERVDFRQLIKDMARAFSVRIEMRQIGFRQEASRLGGVGSCGRELCCSTWLTDFRSVNTSSARYQQLSLNPQKLAGQCGKLKCCLNYELDAYLDALQEFPKTDVKLYTRKGKAVCQKIDIFKGFLWYAYEENSANWHKLMLDQVHEIIDKNQENVKVESLEEYASEITDENTKREFENVVGQDSLTRFDQPKKKRKNKNRKKRNPKRTARKRG
- the recA gene encoding recombinase RecA, which translates into the protein MSSEKDAKLKALKLTLDKLDKTYGKGAVMKMGDHVVEDVEIIPTGSIGLDIALGVGGYPKGRVIEIYGPESSGKTTLTLHAMAEAQKAGGIAAFVDAEHAFDRFYAKKLGVDVDNLIISQPDHGEQALEIADNLIRSGAIDIVVVDSVAALTPKSEIEGEMGDSKMGLHARLMSQALRKLTASISKTKCTVIFINQLREKIGVMFGNPETTTGGNALKFYASVRLDIRRSTQIKDSNGDVAGNKTKVKVVKNKVAPPFKAAEFDIMYGEGISRVGEILDLGVQYEIVKKSGSWFSYGDTKLGQGRDAVKLLLEDNPELLEELEGKIKEALKAIKA
- the trhO gene encoding oxygen-dependent tRNA uridine(34) hydroxylase TrhO encodes the protein MQLYNTLSAKERAALIEKAGKDRFTLSFYKYHHIKNPQIFRNHMFVTWDELDVLGRIYIAREGINAQLSVPADHFKAFKNHLDSITFLENVRLNIAIEQDNKSFLKLKVKVRNKIVADGLDDDTFDVTDKGTHVDAAKFNELIDDPDTILVDMRNHYESEIGHFKNAVTPDVDTFRDSLPIIEDDLKAHKEDKKLVMYCTGGIRCEKASAYFKHKGFKDVYQLEGGIIEYTRQVKDKELENKFVGKNFVFDERRAERISDDVIAHCHQCGKPCDTHVNCANEGCHLLFIQCEECAEKMNGCCSEACMEIVALPYEEQKALRKGKYKSNNIFKKGRSEVLRYKS